AGGGAGAGGAGTTTTGTGAACTCTGTATCGGCCTTTTTCAGTGATGAGATGGTGGATTTCAGATCATCGAATTCTTTCGCAAGGTATGAAAGTTTCTTTTTCATAACATAGTATTCAACAGTGTCAACGCCAATGGATAATATATAGCCGACTCCTGTCAGGCAGAGGAAACAACAGAGCAGTATTTTCATGAAAGATACCTTCACTCTCAGGGGTTGCGACTTTGAGTGGGGAACGATCAGGATGGTAATAGGGGTAAAACACTTTTTTAATAAGGGTTTTAAATTGTGCATCTAAAATCCTTTCGACAACGGAATATATATAACGAAAAAATGATATTTTCAAGTATATATCAACATTTGAACAGATAATTGTAGATAATTATATATCCTTGGAACAATTTTTGCTTACTAAAAGAGAAAAATGTATTTATAATAGTACCGGGTCGGGGTGAACAGGATGAAAAATATAGGTATTGTTTTTGGTATACTCGTTGTCTTTCTTGTCCTCCATCTGCCGTCAAATTCTTACAGCGGAGAGATAGAGGTGAACAGGGACAAAGAGAAGACCGCGTACTCAATCGGTTCATCGCAGGGAAACAAGGATGGAACCACAGAGGCGGAAAAAGACAAGGAAAAGGCCTGGGACATGCTCAGGAATTCGAACATTATCATCGATAAAAGAAAAAATAACTGAGAGCCGTGATGGAAAAAGGCAGGATCATAATCGTCGAAGACGAAGAAGACATACTCATGATGTTGAGTGAATTCCTGAGCGGCAACGGTTACACCGTGGACCCCTTCAATGACAGCAAGAAAGCGCTCATCGCCCTGAAAAACAACAATTACCAGATCATGATTACCGATCTGATGATGCCAAGGATCGACGGCCTTCAGTTGATAAACTTTATTCAGAAAGAATATCTCGATACCCTTGGCATTGTTATAACCGGTTACGGGAGCCTCGAAACTGCGATCGGCGTCATGAGGTGTGGGGCCTTTGACTATATACTGAAACCTTTTAAATTCGAGGAAGTGCTCGCAACGGTAGATTCTGCGATGTACTACTACAATCTCATCAAGACAGATAATATCCCGAAGGGGCTGCGGTTAAAATCCAATCTGTTGAGGAGATACGCGGAAAACAAGATCGTACGCGAGAATACGATCCTTAGAAGCTGCCTTAAAGATAAATACAAATTTGAAAATATTATCGGCAACAGCTTTCCTATACAGAAGGTGTTTGAGCTTATCGAAAAGGTGGCTGACACAAACGCTACTGCCCTTGTTACAGGAGAAAGCGGCGTGGGAAAGGAGCTTGTTGCGAGGGCGATCCATTTTAATTCCTCACGGCGGGACAGTCCTCTTGTTGTGGTGAATTGTGGCGCCATACCGGAGACATTACTCGAGAGCGAGCTTTTCGGATATGAAAAAGGGGCATTTACGGGGGCTGCCAATACCCGGTTCGGGAGATTTGAGATTGCGCACGGCGGTTCCATCTTTCTCGATGAGATCGGTGATATGAGCGTCAACCTGCAGGTAAAACTTCTCCGCGTTCTTCAGGAGAGGTCTTTCGAGCGTATCGGAGGATCGAAGACAATAACAGTAGATTTAAGGATTATCGCGGCTACGAACCGGACGCTTGAAGAGCTCGTTAAACAGGGAAAATTCCGGGAGGACCTTTACTACCGGCTCAATGTAGTACCCATTCATATACCACCATTGCGGGAGAGGAGACAGGACATACCATTATTACTGAATTATTTCCTCGAGCGGTCGAACCGGCTGAATAATGCGAATATAGAGGGTTTTACAGAAGAGGCAATCAAGGCGCTCCTTGACTATCATTACCCCGGTAACGTGAGGGAGCTGCAGAACATTGTTGAGCGGATGGCAGTCCTGAAGAGAAATGGTTATATCGATCTTGAAGATCTGCCTGAAAAATTCTACAACACTGAGAGCGAGGGGGAGAAGGTTTCGCTCAACATGAAGAAAGGGTACGACACGCTTGTCTCTGAGTTCGAAAAGACACTGATTATGAAGGCCCTCCAGGAAACGCAAGGCGTGAAAAGCAAAGCCGCCCAGGTCCTGAATATCAACAGGACCACTCTGATCGAGAAGATGAAACGTCTCGGCATCGACTGATACCCCTTCCGTCAAAATAATGACAATCGATAGCGTTTATTGGGTTTATTGAGTTTATAGAGTTAAACCCGGATTTTCCATTAGTATGGCATTGTGTCGGGCTATTCTCCGCAAACACGCTCATACGCTCCAGCGGCTACATTCGCTCGCGTTCGGCTTCGGAACTTTTGCTTACGCAAAAGACCAAGCTTCCTCGCCTCACGACGGTTTGCTTAAGGATAACCCGACACCATGCCCCAATGATGTATCTGGTTTAAAGCGTTCATTGCGCTCCCTGATCTATTTTGCCTGTTTTGTCTTAACGTTGAACGTTGAACCCCCGATAGAGTCATTCGAGGGCAGGCATAGAACGTTGAACAGATTTTTGCCCTTTGCTCTCAGCTCTCTGCTCTTCGCCCTCCGCTGTCTTTGGTACATATCTTGCAAATTAAAAAGGCATGCCTGCTCCAGACGTCAAGCTCTTGGAAAACGCCTTTAACGAATTTTCAAGGGCCTCCGATTCAATAATCAGTTACTACGGGATATTGGAAAGCAGGATACGACAGCTTACAAAAGAGGTAGAGGAAAAGAACGCAGAGCTGGAAAAGGCAGGCGACTACCTGAATAATATCCTGGACTCATTGCCCGTGGGAGTTGTGGTCCTTGATAGAAAATCGGTTATATTCCAGAACAAGAATGCGGCAAGGCTGACAACGGGAGGTATCGTTCCGCACCTTAATGTGAACGGAGAAAAGATCGGTGAGATCAAAAACAGCAAGGGATACTTCAGGTGGAAAAAAGAAAGATTGACCAATGGTTTTGAAGGGAAAGAGGTCATTGTTATCGAGGATGTTACGGAAGTCGAAAAGATGAAAGAGAGGAGTGAAAGGGATGAGCGTCTGAGGGCCATGGGAGAGATGGCAGCGAGGATCGCCCATGAGATCAAGAATCCCCTTGGCAGTATGGAGCTTTTTCTTTCGATGATCCAGGGCAACAGGTTGAAGACAAAAGAGAAGAAGTATGTTGATTATGTCCTGTTCGGTTTAAAAACGATCGACAGGATCATCAACAACATCCTCTCATACACACGTCCTAAAACACTTGTCCTGAAGGAAGAGAAGCTTTTCAAGATTGTCAGCGATACCCTCGATTTTATGAGTGTTTCCATCATGGGACGGGCAATAGAGGTGGAGTTCAACGCCTCCTATCGGGAACCGTCATTATTCGATCCTGATCTGGTAAAACTTGTCATTATGAATCTTATCAGTAACGCGATAGATGCCGTCAATGAGAAAGGGACTATCAGGATCGAGATACGGGAAGAAGGGAACTATGTTCTTCTCGTCGTCAGTGATAACGGCGTCGGGATGTCGGAGGATGTGAGGAGAAACATCTTCAATCCTTTCTTTACGATGAAGGATAAAGGAGTCGGGCTCGGATTGTACATCGTATATAACATTGTCCAGGCACACGGTGGTTTTATTGAGGCAGAATCTGCTGAAGGATCCGGTTCGTCCTTTTTTATGTATATCCCCAAGGATAGACAATGAAAACAAATGTTCTGGTTGTAGACGATGATGACCATATGAGGATTGCTTTGAAGGAATCCCTGACCAAGGCCGGGTTTACTGTTTCCCTTGTCGATGATGGGGTAAAGGCCGTATCGGAGATCAACAAACAGATCTATGACCTTGTGATTACCGATGTTAAAATGCCGCGTTTAAGCGGCATTGACCTCCTCAAACACATCAAGGAAGAATCGCCGTTTCTTCCCGTTATCCTCATTACCGGATATGGAACGATACAGGATGCCGTTACTGTTATGAAAGAAGGCGCCTTCGATTATATTCAGAAGCCATTTAACACGGATACCCTCTATGGTGTTCTGAAGCGGGCGCTTGGTGTCAGTAACGGAAAGATCATCTATTCTTCGAGGG
This genomic interval from Syntrophorhabdaceae bacterium contains the following:
- a CDS encoding ATP-binding protein, translating into MPAPDVKLLENAFNEFSRASDSIISYYGILESRIRQLTKEVEEKNAELEKAGDYLNNILDSLPVGVVVLDRKSVIFQNKNAARLTTGGIVPHLNVNGEKIGEIKNSKGYFRWKKERLTNGFEGKEVIVIEDVTEVEKMKERSERDERLRAMGEMAARIAHEIKNPLGSMELFLSMIQGNRLKTKEKKYVDYVLFGLKTIDRIINNILSYTRPKTLVLKEEKLFKIVSDTLDFMSVSIMGRAIEVEFNASYREPSLFDPDLVKLVIMNLISNAIDAVNEKGTIRIEIREEGNYVLLVVSDNGVGMSEDVRRNIFNPFFTMKDKGVGLGLYIVYNIVQAHGGFIEAESAEGSGSSFFMYIPKDRQ
- a CDS encoding sigma-54 dependent transcriptional regulator; protein product: MEKGRIIIVEDEEDILMMLSEFLSGNGYTVDPFNDSKKALIALKNNNYQIMITDLMMPRIDGLQLINFIQKEYLDTLGIVITGYGSLETAIGVMRCGAFDYILKPFKFEEVLATVDSAMYYYNLIKTDNIPKGLRLKSNLLRRYAENKIVRENTILRSCLKDKYKFENIIGNSFPIQKVFELIEKVADTNATALVTGESGVGKELVARAIHFNSSRRDSPLVVVNCGAIPETLLESELFGYEKGAFTGAANTRFGRFEIAHGGSIFLDEIGDMSVNLQVKLLRVLQERSFERIGGSKTITVDLRIIAATNRTLEELVKQGKFREDLYYRLNVVPIHIPPLRERRQDIPLLLNYFLERSNRLNNANIEGFTEEAIKALLDYHYPGNVRELQNIVERMAVLKRNGYIDLEDLPEKFYNTESEGEKVSLNMKKGYDTLVSEFEKTLIMKALQETQGVKSKAAQVLNINRTTLIEKMKRLGID